Proteins encoded together in one Lathamus discolor isolate bLatDis1 chromosome 3, bLatDis1.hap1, whole genome shotgun sequence window:
- the LOC136010426 gene encoding mitochondrial chaperone BCS1, with amino-acid sequence MPFSDFVLALKDNPYFGAGFGLVGVGTALAFARKGAQFGLVAFRRHYMITLEVPSSDKSYHWLLNWISHHAKHTQHLSVETSYLQHESGRVSTKFDFVPSPGDHFIWYRKKWIRIERNREKQMIDLNTGTPWESVTFTALGTNREIFFNILQEARELALQEQEGKTVMYTAMGAEWRQFGFPRRRRPLSSVVLEEGVSERLVQDVKEFISNPKWYSDRGIPYRRGYLLYGPPGCGKSSFITALAGELQYSICLLSLSDRSLSDDRLNHLLSVAPQQSIILLEDVDAAFISRDLAAENPTAYQGMGHLTFSGLLNALDGVASTEARIVFMTTNYVDRLDPALVRPGRVDLKQYVGHCSHWQLTCMFQRFYPEQPLAAAQRFAEQALEASKQISAAQVQGHFMLYKTDPEGAISNIRSILL; translated from the exons ATGCCCTTTTCTGACTTTGTCTTAGCCCTGAAGGACAACCCATACTTTGGGGCTGGGTTTGGCCTTGTCGGGGTGGGCACAGCCCTGGCATTTGCCCGTAAAGGGGCCCAGTTTGGGCTGGTGGCTTTCAGGCGCCATTATATGATCACCTTGGAGGTGCCCAGCAGTGATAAGAGCTACCACTGGCTGCTGAACTGGATCTCCCACCATGCCAAGCACACGCAGCACCTCAGTGTGGAGACGTCGTACCTGCAGCATGAAAGCGGGCGCGTCAGCACTAAATTCGACTTTGTGCCAAGCCCTGGGGACCATTTCATCTG GTATCGCAAGAAGTGGATCCGCATTGAGCGCAACCGGGAGAAGCAGATGATCGACCTGAACACGGGCACACCCTGGGAGTCTGTGACCTTCACTGCGCTGGGCACCAACCGAGAGATCTTCTTCAATATCCTGCAGGAAG cCCGGGAGCTGgcgctgcaggagcaggaggggaagacAGTCATGTACACGGCCATGGGGGCAGAGTGGCGGCAGTTCGGTttcccccgccgccgccggcccctcagctctgtggtgctggaggaAGGTGTGTCAGAGAGGCTGGTCCAGGACGTGAAGGAGTTCATCAGCAACCCCAAGTGGTACAGCGACAGAG GGATCCCCTACCGAAGAGGCTACCTGCTGTATGGTCCTCCTGGCTGTGGGAAAAGCAGCTTCAT cacagccctggctggggAGCTGCAGTACAGTATCTGCCTGCTGAGCCTCAGTGACCGCAGCCTCTCTGATGACCGGCTCAATCACCTCCTGAGCGTGGCACCACAGCAGAGCATCATCCTGCTGGAGGACGTGGATGCTGCCTTCATCAGCCGGGACCTTGCTGCTGAGA ATCCGACTGCGTACCAAGGCATGGGGCACCTGACCTTTAGTGGCCTCCTCAACGCACTGGATGGTGTGGCCTCCACAGAGGCCAGGATTGTCTTCATGACCACCAACTACGTGGACAG GCTGGACCCAGCGCTGGTGCGGCCCGGCCGCGTGGATCTTAAGCAGTATGTGGGCCATTGCTCCCACTGGCAGCTCACCTGCATGTTCCAGCGCTTCTACCCTGAGCAGCCGCTGGCTGCGGCCCAGCGCTTTGCGGAGCAGGCGCTGGAGGCCTCCAAACAGATCAGTGCTGCTCAGGTGCAGGGCCACTTCATGCTCTACAAGACGGACCCTGAAGGAGCCATTTCAAACATACGCTCCATCCTGCTGTGA
- the RNF25 gene encoding E3 ubiquitin-protein ligase RNF25 gives MAAAGEETEATDWALPPEVEVLESIYLEELRVVRGQGRCEAWELSITLHPATAQDQDSQYVRFTLVLAVPPQYPNKAPEISIKNPRGLSDEQIQKISQTLRSIAEARLGTEVLYELIEKGKEILTDNNIPHGQCVICLYGFQEREAFTKTQCYHYFHSHCLARYAQHMEEEILMQQEEREQHLALSPKQEVCVQCPVCRETLMYDLSALKTAPPPQHPLEPYKPDAKTLQHQEELRLIFKRQQEKGGIIDPEAERNRYFISLQTPPAAVNAGQAGQAPELPVSASTVDVPQPPSQASAPEPAKVSEGRAEPRRPEKPAVPREQQSKRERHRGERPGPRGQGRQSCSGVQEPAEEASHSLHGSRGPRSFSHRPEWRPSGKHSQELTKPHSRSRAAALAERKELCPEGPSPVTEAVDLKEEHRDVERWTPGLGTEARAREKKLVFSHRAAPSQQGHHRSWDCGRWERSRAQEHGSYPRVPRGQGTFRPSGRQEAHLEKESGS, from the exons ATGGCGGCGGCCGGTGAGGAGACGGAGGCAACGGACTG GGCGCTGCCGCCGGAGGTGGAGGTGCTGGAGTCCATCTACCTGGAGGAGCTGCGGGTGGTGCGCGGGCAAGGCAG GTGCGAGGCCTGGGAGCTCAGCATCACCCTGCACCCCGCCACGGCGCAGGACCAGGACTCGCAGTACGTCCGGTTCACCCTGGTGCTCGCTGTGCCACCACAG TATCCCAATAAAGCTCCGGAAATCTCAATCAAGAACCCGCGGGGTCTGTCAGATGAGCAAATTCAAAA AATTTCCCAGACCCTCAGAAGCATCGCTGAAGCCAGGCTGGGGACAGAGGTGCTCTATGAACTGATTGAG aaggggaaggaaattCTTACTGACAACAACATTCCTCATGGCCAGTGTGTGATCTGCCTCTATGGATTCCAG GAGAGAGAAGCCTTCACAAAGACCCAGTGCTACCACTACTTCCACTCCCACTGCCTGGCCCGCTATGCCCAGCACATGGAGGAAGAGATCCTTATGcagcaggaagagagagaacagcacctGGCACTATCCCCGAAACAG GAAGTCTGTGTGCAATGCCCTGTGTGCCGGGAGACCCTGATGTATGATCTCAGTGCTCTGAAGACGGcaccaccaccacagcaccCACTG GAGCCGTACAAGCCCGATGCCAAGACACTACAGCACCAGGAAGAACTGCGCTTAATTTTCAAGAGACAGCAAGAGAAAGGGGGCATCATTGACCCTGAAGCAGAGAGGAACCGTTACTTCATTAGCCTCCAGACG cctcCAGCTGCTGTCAATGCAGGCCAAGCAGGCCAAGCCCCTGAGCTGCCAGTGAGTGCAAGCACTGTGGATGTGCCCCAGCCTCCCAGCCAAGCCTCGGCTCCAGAGCCAGCCAAGGTATCAGAGGGCAGGGCAGAACCCAGGCGGCCCGAGAAGCCTGCTGTGCCCAGAGAGCAACAAAGCAAGAGGGAGAGGCACAGAGGGGAGAGGCCAGGCCCCAGAGGCCAGGGGAGGCAGTCATGCAGTGGTGTGCAGGAGCCAGCAGAAGAAGCGAGTCATTCGCTCCATGGCTCCAGGGGGCCCAGGAGCTTCAGCCACAGACCAGAGTGGCGACCTAGTGGGAAGCACAGCCAGGAGTTAACAAAGCCTCACAGcagaagcagggctgctgcctTGGCTGAAAGAAAGGAATTGTGCCCTGAAGGCCCCTCACCAGTAACAGAGGCAGTGGACTTGAAAGAAGAGCACCGTGATGTGGAGAGATGGACCCCAGGATTGGGGACCGAGGCCCGGGCCAGGGAGAAGAAACTGGTGTtcagccacagagcagctcccagccagcaGGGCCACCACAGGTCCTGGGACTGTGGGAGGTGGGAGAGGTCCAGAGCCCAGGAGCATGGTTCCTACCCCAGAGTGCCAAGAGGACAAGGGACATTCAGGCCCAGTGGACGACAAGAAGCCCATCTTGAGAAGGAGAGTGGCTCCTAG
- the STK36 gene encoding serine/threonine-protein kinase 36, translating to MEKYHVLEMIGEGSFGRVYKGRRKHSAQVVALKFIPKVGRSEKELKNLQREIEIMRGLHHPNIIQMLDSFETDKEVVVVTDYAEGELFQILEDDRTLPEDQVQTIAAQLVSALYYLHSHRILHRDMKPQNILLGKDGVVKLCDFGFARAMSIHTMVLTSIKGTPLYMSPELVEERPYDHTADLWSVGCILYELFVGTPPFYTSSIFQLVSLIVNDPVKWPVAMSPVFKSFLQGLLMKDPRHRLSWPELLSHPFIAGRVTVIDDTEERGISNPFTTKPSPELQALKEQQAHSVAPRSGQSKILRKARQKMAEEAQKKGQLQAGDASTKAQGKGCAGHRARAAPRKAALGQGGPPTASNEKKPDVLQGKSIMAERELEEPPPNPWEHSITRDYDREFPGAGVPSQPCAGRAEARGRHSIEAVDLESEELESDEEWQHLIETTEPSAMQLRPLSLLRDPAFRHRVQARLADCAQQVLEGMLEGASHLCPVLRVIGNLLATRCDSELLDHFCQELNVPLSLLHLAKQILESGNTKQQPWCITVLTDLIMVTTVYFSSECNPEESGRKDSLQAFQESATYFLSLLPELLADPADIEMRLCQQSLLCFTLLCESLDATYHSVSACFYVSLREDHQPLLNRLLQGSISEQPALRGSAMEAKSAHEQSPCLADLFMVALAAACSIPLERNSCREAKQQVAQQVAETLVKEESRQLGRLLGRLEHPSCSLNVLKILYAGCHVSLSLCQHLGRSQRLWGSLMQLSKGEVPMAEVARGAACEASLYLLALLTLQLQVSPPRLEEVVTLAVDHITQSPVVSLVGAAAFLLTQLCQHGVALELRGKEILLVVTNVLTAPAELQLPPPMGAGLYDGLFFLLLKLLAEEDTAMEQGFAASELWTVVWQCVAVVLCAGSNRAVLEGDSIGAGHPTAEPDWNLLSPQGTLHFLSLALFVFTHESRWCLLQLTPSHGVLMVTLKRLLSPGFLACLAQTQAGEDGDPELVPAVVIKACQLLCFPFALEVDGDALALVTEAVRDSQIPAQLLQVCSCHLPFSYTELPMSLLCHLVVSDKEVIDQLVREAAASEHVTAFLTSALFSDSLTLTTDLLSLLTHVARACPEHLPFLQRILRGSDVADQPLTRLLGHQHHLIRAKTCNLLGNLLRHSHGFSQVLQSHLGLLESLLGCLADPEESVRRAASFAVGNAAYHPCCPAGALGRAVPWLMRLLSDAQARTCCNAASALGNLGQRWEELGQLLLESRAPHVLLEVACRDPRDSVREGALAALRTLSQHPGTQQVLLSLGAPEKLAALASGNLQLVAGGCPRLPSARHCKKLLRLLADPHRPSGPLDPGRAAVPHSR from the exons ATGGAGAAGTACCATGTCCTGGAAATGATCGGCGAAGGCTCCTTTGGGCGCGTGTACAAGGGCCGCCGGAAGCACAGCGCCCAG GTGGTGGCCTTGAAGTTCATCCCCAAGGTGGGGCGGTCTGAGAAGGAGCTGAAGAACCTGCAACGGGAGATCGAGATCATGAGAGGCCTCCATCACCCCAATATCATCCAGATGCTTGACAGCTTTGAGACTGACAAGGAG gtggtggtggtgactGACTACGCAGAGGGGGAGCTCTTCCAGATCTTGGAGGATGACAGGACTTTGCCTGAGGACCAG GTCCAGACTATAGCTGCTCAACTGGTATCTGCTCTCTACTACCTGCACTCCCACCGCATCCTGCACCGCGACATGAAACCCCAGAACATCCTCCTGGGCAAAGATGGCGTTGTCAAGCTCTGTGACTTTGG GTTTGCCCGTGCCATGAGCATCCACACCATGGTGCTGACCTCCATCAAGGGCACCCCACTGTACATGTCCCCTGAGCTGGTGGAGGAGCGGCCATATGACCACACAGCGGACCTGTGGTCTGTGGGCTGCATCCTGTATGAGCTGTTTGTGGGCACTCCTCCCTTCTACACCAGCAGCATCTTCCAGCTTGTCAGCCTCATTGTCAATGACCCTGTTAAATGGCCTGTGGCCATGAGCCCAGTCTTCAAG AGCTTCCTGCAGGGACTGCTAATGAAGGACCCGCGCCACCGCCTGTCGTGGCCAGAGCTGCTCTCTCATCCCTTCATTGCTGGACGGGTTACTG TGATTGATGACACAGAAGAGCGTGGAATCTCAAATCCCTTCACCACTAAGCCATCTCCAGAGCTGCAGGCCCTAAAGGAGCAGCAAGCCCATTCTGTGGCTCCCAGGAGTGGCCAGTCCAAGATCCTGAGAAAGGCCCGGCAGAAGATGGCTGAGGAGGCACAGAAAAAG GGACAGCTGCAGGCAGGTGATGCATCTACAAAGGCCCAAGGCAAAGGATGTGCAGGGCATAGAGCCAGAGCAGCCCCAAGGAAAGCAGCCCTTGGACAGGGGGGCCCACCGACTGCTTCTAATGAGAAGAAACCTGATGTCCTACAAGGAAAAAGCATCATGGCAGAGCGGGAACTGGAGGAGCCTCCTCCCAACCCATG GGAGCACAGCATCACTCGAGATTATGACCGGGAGTTTCCTGGAGCAGGTGTCCCTTCACAGCCTTGTGCTGGCAGGGCAGAGGCCCGTGGCAGGCACAGCATTGAGGCTGTGGACCTGGAGAGTGAG GAGCTGGAGAGTGATGAGGAGTGGCAGCATCTGATTGAGACCACTGAGCCGTCAGCCATGCAGCTGAGACCACTCAGTCTCCTGAGGGACCCAGCCTTTCGGCACCGTGTCCAGGCCCGTCTGGCAGACTGTGCTCAGCAG GTGCTGGaagggatgctggagggagccTCCCATCTCTGTCCCGTGCTGCGTGTCATAGGCAACCTCCTGGCTACCCGGTGTGACTCTGAGCTGCTGGACCACTTCTGCCAAGAGCTGAATGTGCCTCTGTCCCTGCTGCATCTAGCCAAGCAGATCCTAGAGAGCGGTAACACCAAGCAG cagccctggtgTATCACAGTGCTGACAGACCTCATCATGGTGACCACAGTGTATTTCAGCAGTGAATGCAATCCAGAGGAGAGTGGGCGAAAGGACAG cctgcaggCCTTCCAGGAGAGTGCCACCTACTTCCTatccctgctgccggagctgCTGGCTGACCCAGCTGACATCGAGATGAGACTCTGCCAGCAAAGCCTCCTG TGCTTCACTCTGCTCTGTGAGAGCCTGGATGCGACATACCACTCTGTCTCTGCCTGTTTTTATGTCAGCCTGCGAGAAGATCATCAGCCCCTGCTGAACAGACTCCTTCAGGGATCCAtctcagagcagcctgctctgcGAG GTTCAGCAATGGAGGCCAAGTCAGCCCATGAGCAGAGCCCATGTCTGGCAGACCTCTTCATGGTTgcactggctgctgcctgcagcattcCATTGGAGAGGAACAGTTGTCgggaagccaagcagcag GTTGCTCAGCAGGTAGCTGAAACGCTTGTGAAGGAAGAGAGCCGACAGCTTGGGAGACTGCTGGGGAGACTGGAGCACCCAAGCTGCTCCTTGAATGTGCTGAAG ATTCTCTATGCTGGCTGCCATGTCAGCCTgagcctgtgccagcacctggGAAGAAGCCAACGACTGTGGGGTTCCCTCATGCAGCTCTCAAAGGGCGAG GTCCCCATGGCAGAGGTGGCCCGGGGGGCAGCCTGTGAAGCCTCTCTATACCTGCTGGCCCTACTCACCCTGCAGCTCCAGGTCTCCCCTCCCAG GCTTGAGGAGGTGGTTACCCTAGCTGTGGATCACATCACCCAGTCTCCTGTTGTCTCCCTTGTG GGTGCTGCAGCATTCCTCCTGACACAGCTCTGTCAGCATGGGGTTGCCTTGGAGCTCAGAGGAAAAGAGATCCTACTGGTGGTGACAAATGTGCTGACAGCGCCTGCTGAG CTGCAGCTCCCCCCACCAATGGGTGCTGGTCTCTATGATGGgctctttttcctcctgctgaaGCTCCTTGCCGAG GAGGACACAGCCATGGAGCAGGGCTTTGCTGCCTCAGAGCTGTGGACTGTGGTGTGGCAATGTGTTGCTGTGGTGCTTTGTGCGGGCAGCAACCGGGCAGTTCTGGAGGGAGACTCCATAGGGGCAGGTcaccccacagcagagccagacTGGAATCTCCTCTCTCCTCAAG GCACCCTGCACTTCCTTAGCCTGGCCCTCTTTGTCTTCACTCATGAGTCCCGTTGGTGCCTGCTTCAGCTCACCCCATCCCATGGTGTCCTCATGGTGACACTGAAGAGGCTGCTGTCGCCTGGCTTCCTGGCATGCCTGGCACAGAC GCAAGCAGGGGAGGATGGGGACCCTGAGCTTGTCCCAGCTGTGGTGATCAAGGCCTGCCAGCTCCTCTGTTTCCCTTTTGCCCTGGAAGTGGATGGAGACGCCTTAGCACTGGTCACAGAGGCTGTGAGAGATTCTCAGAtcccagcccagctgctgcag GTCTGCTCTTGCCATCTGCCCTTCTCATACACTGAGCTCCCCATGAGCCTCTTGTGCCACCTTGTTGTGTCTGATAAGGAGGTCATAGACCAACTGGtgagggaagctgctgcttcagagcaCGTCACTGCCTTCTTGACATCTGCCTTGTTTTCAgacagcctcacactcacaaCTGACCTCCTGTCTCTCTTGACCCATGTGGCCCGGGCCTGCCCGGAGCACCTGCCCTTTCTCCAGAGGATTCTGAGGGGCTCGGATGTGGCTGACCAGCCACTGACCCGCCTGCTTGGCCACCAGCACCACCTAATACGGGCCAAAACCTGCAACCtgctgggcaacctgctccgaCACAGCCACGGCTTTTCCCAGGTGCTGCAGAGCCACCTTGGTTTGCTGGAGAGCCTGTTAGGGTGCCTGGCTGACCCGGAGGAGAGTGTGCGCAGAGCGGCCAGCTTTGCAGTGGGCAATGCTGCCTACCACCCATGCTGCCCAGCCGGGGCCCTGGGCCGAGCCGTGCCCTGGCTGATGCGGCTGCTGAGTGATGCGCAGGCTAGGACGTGCTGCAACGCGGCCTCAgccctgggcaacctgggccagcgctgggaagagctggggcagctgctgctggagagtcGGGCTCCACACGTCCTGCTGGAGGTGGCCTGCCGGGACCCCCGGGACAGCGTGCGGGAGGGAGCCCTGGCTGCGCTGCGGACCCTCAGCCAGCACCCCGGGACCCAGCAG GTGCTCCTGTCCCTCGGAGCCCCTGAGAAGCTGGCCGCGCTGGCCAGCGGCAACTTGCAGCTCGTTGCTGGTGGCTGTCCCCGGCTGCCTTCCGCCCGGCACTGCAAGAAGCTCCTCCGCCTCCTGGCCGATCCGCACCGCCCCTCTGGACCCCTCGATCCCGGCAGGGCAGCAGTCCCGCACTCGCGGTGA